The DNA region CCGCTGGTAGGTTCTAAAATAATGTCTCCCTTTTTTAATTTACCATCTGTCTGAGCATCTATTATCATTTGGTGCGCTGCCCGATCCTTTATAGATCCGCTGGGATTAAACTTTTCTAACTTTACATATATATCAGCCAGGCCTTTTTCTTTTTTTAATTTAACCATTGGAGTGTTTCCTATTAATTGAACAATATTTTCATACATCTGACTACCTCCTATTTTGCTATAAATGCGTTAAATATTTAATCTAAAACAATCTTATCATTAACATAGTCTAGGAGTCAATAATAGAGGAGTTTATTTAAAAAAAACTTATCTTGACTTAGCGGGTCAGATTTGATAAGATTCTTTTTGTAAACGCTATAAAAATAAAACTAATATAAGGCGGTAAAAATTATGAAAAATTATGTATGCGAAATATGCGGATATGTTTATGATCCAAAAGTTGGAGATGTAGAAAATGGAATAGAAGCAGGAACTAGTTTTGACAGCTTACCTGAAGAATGGATCTGTCCTCCATGTGGAATGGGTAAAGACGTATTCGCAGAAGAGAACTAAAAATTTAATCCCCCCCCGGAATTTCCAGGGGGGATTTTTTTATTTACTAATTTACTTCTTTAGCTCCTACTTTCGCCTTCTTTATGATCGCATTTAAAATAAATAATTTAGTATCATTTATTTTAATATTCGCGATATCGGAGAATCAGAAAGAGGAAGTTCTATATAGATTCAGAGAGCTCCTTTAAGATCTCGATTGTTTTTAAGATCTCCTCCATGGTATTCTGGTGGGAAAAACTAAACCTTACCATCCCATCTTCATTGGTTTTAAAATCATTGTGCATCAATGGAGCACAATGGATTCCAGGTCTTGTGGCTATCCCATATTCATAGGATAAAACTTCGGAAAGATCGCTGGATGGAATTCCTTCTAAATTTATAGTCACAATGGGAGAACGATAAAAAGTAGTGAAATCCCCGTATATTTTTACCTTTGGCAGATCTTTTATTCCTTCATAAAAAACCTTGGCCAGAGACAGTTCTTTTTCACGGATTGTATCCATCCCTGTGTTAAAGATATATTTCAAACTGGCATTTAGTCCTGCTATCCCATGGATATTGGGTGTACCGGCTTCTAATTTATCGGGCATAGTTTTGGGATGCTCCTCTGAAAATGAATGGGAACCGCTCCCTCCTACAAGGTATGGATTCAGGTCTACCTTAGGAGATACATATATTCCTCCTACCCCTGTAGGACCCATGAGCCCCTTATGTCCTGTAAAACACAGGATGTCTATATTATTCTTCACTACATCCACAGGAAATACTCCCAGACTCTGTGACCCGTCTACAATAAAGATAAGGTTGTGCTTATGAGTTGTCTTTCCTATCCTGTCTATATCCACCAGGTTTCCTGTTAAGTTAGAGGCATGAGTGACTATAACTGCCTTGGTATTTTCATTGATATTTTTTTCTAATTCATCATAGTTTATATTTCCAATCTTATCTGAACCAATAAATTTTACCTTGACCCCATCTTTTTTTAATTTATATATTGGACGGAGTACCGAGTTATGCTCCAGAGTTGTGGTGATAATTTCATCTCCCTCTGAGAGACCTAACCCCAAGATTGCCATATTCAGAGACATAGTTGAGTTCCCTGTAAATGCTATATTCAACGGATCTTCTGCACCTATGAGTTTGGCTAATAATTCCCTTGTTTCATAGAGCACCCTGGATGAACGAAGAGAATATTCGTGTCCTCCCCTGCTTGGATTCCCAAAACTATTCAGTGCCTCAACCATGGCTTCTCCCACAGCCTTTGGTTTTGGCAGTGTAGTTGCAGCGTTATCAAAATAAATCATAATTTTTCCCCACCTTTTCATTTAATTTGTAATTTAGTTTTATTCTATCTTATTTTGATTTAAAGGTACAATATTAATTTAATTTATTTTGCTTAGATATTAAAATGAATTTGTTGAATGGTGTGATTCAAGATGATGAAAAAATAAAATTAATGGAATATTTCCTTAAAAAAAACTTAATTCACTATTGACAGGATCTGTCGGTATGTTGTAAGATAAGACAAAATTAACTAATAAAATACAATTCAGGAGGAAACATGAAATTTTTTCAATGAAAGTGACAATTGATTAAAACTTCCGGTGGAAGTCACGAGATCTACTGCAAATGGATAACATGAATAAAACTAGTTTAGATAAATTAATATCTTTCTTTTCCTGTAGTTTTAAAACTGCACCTATTCTTTTTTCAGCATAGATCATTTTATTTTTAAATAAATTTCAACTTTTTACGAATCAAATCCCAAAGGGATCATATTTTAATGCCACTAGTCATGGGGGCTTTTTTAGATGAAAAATTATCAATTATAGAGACGGAGGACGCTCCTTTTTTTGTTGTGCTATTTTTTAAAATTATAGATAAATTAAATAATATCAGGAACTAAAAATTATTGTAAAACTAAAAAAATATAAGGAGTATAGAACAATGATTAGATACATAATGAAAAGGCTATTCATGCTTATACCAGTAATAGCTGTGGTAATGATTCTATCTTTTTTGATTACCCACATAATGCCTGGGGATCCTGTAAGAATGATGATGGGTGATTTTGCAACGGAAAAACAGGTATCTGCCATGAAACATCACCTTGGATA from Psychrilyobacter piezotolerans includes:
- a CDS encoding rubredoxin, whose translation is MKNYVCEICGYVYDPKVGDVENGIEAGTSFDSLPEEWICPPCGMGKDVFAEEN
- a CDS encoding aminotransferase class V-fold PLP-dependent enzyme, whose product is MIYFDNAATTLPKPKAVGEAMVEALNSFGNPSRGGHEYSLRSSRVLYETRELLAKLIGAEDPLNIAFTGNSTMSLNMAILGLGLSEGDEIITTTLEHNSVLRPIYKLKKDGVKVKFIGSDKIGNINYDELEKNINENTKAVIVTHASNLTGNLVDIDRIGKTTHKHNLIFIVDGSQSLGVFPVDVVKNNIDILCFTGHKGLMGPTGVGGIYVSPKVDLNPYLVGGSGSHSFSEEHPKTMPDKLEAGTPNIHGIAGLNASLKYIFNTGMDTIREKELSLAKVFYEGIKDLPKVKIYGDFTTFYRSPIVTINLEGIPSSDLSEVLSYEYGIATRPGIHCAPLMHNDFKTNEDGMVRFSFSHQNTMEEILKTIEILKELSESI